In the Necator americanus strain Aroian chromosome X, whole genome shotgun sequence genome, cagtAGGAACGGATGCTGGcagaatttgatgaaacgtgtaagAAGATCGGTCTTCGGCTGAacctggacaagacgatgtttatgagGAACGAACGCGTTTCTGATGCCCCTTTCACACTCAACtgaacgaatatatccgaatgctgCAATTGTGTATATCTAGATCGGGAcatcaacatgatgaacgacctgcaACGACgtgggcagaaggaaacgaggtGTTTGGGGAGCATACAAGATCGTCGACGTTGTGGTGAAGAGGACCAAGAATATCCGCTTCTACattcacctattcaacaccaccgttctccttgctttgacttatgcttcagaaacgtaGGGGTTTCCCAAGCTGGAGGAAAATGCGgtcagcgtcatagaacgcggaATTGAAAGGTTGATGCTGGGAGTAACCCGCTCTACGCAAGCGAAAGAAGAGATTTGAAGTTCGCTCCTACGTCACCTATCGAGTTCCCTGATAGGTGACGTAGGAGTAGGAGCGAACTTGGCAGTTGGCAACAATTGGCAGTACAGAGAGCTACAAATCTGTCTTGTAACTCTCTGAGATGATGAGACACTGTTTTGCTACAAAGCGCACAAGTCAACGACCTTCACTGCTACCATGCAGATGGTAGATGTAATCATCGTGTCCAGATACTTCATTTTTCCGGAAATGTGTTCTGTAAATCCTAGTAGTGCCGGCGTAGTTTATGCTAACCGTCATACGGTTAGTTTTTTTAGTACAAGGACCGCGCTTTGCCAatcagttgcaaaaaaaagtggattttttgaTTTAGTCATTTCTTGTTTCGAAACTACAATTTGGCGACATGTGGAGTTCAAAACACAGAATTTTACTTTACGACATCGATGACGAATACAAAGATGAGCGAATAGTGTGCGGAACTTGGCTGCAAGGCTATGAGAACGAAGAATTTTTAAGACGTGTCCTGCACTTGGCTTAATGGGTCAGCGTAGAGGGTTCAGGTCCTAATTAGTTTTTGTAAGATGATGGTCATCGTAAGGTGTACCAATGTTCCTGTAAGACAGATTGCTTTTTCGAGAAGGCGAGATCCAGCACTCTTCGCTTTTGACGATAATCATGCAGGCCCACTATACACCGTACAGTGAGGCATCAGTGAGATTGAATTGTAGTTAGGAGTGGTGTAGCTGAGTGAGGGGCTCCGCTCAATGGTGCCGAGTTTGATCTCTTTTAAGGCGTACCTTTCATCCTTTTAGGATTTTCATATTAGGAATCGGCAAAATGACTTGCCCTGCGCGAGAAGTCGGTGGAAGAAGAATCCACCACATATGTATAGTTACTAATGCCAAATGAAATTATGATAAACGTAGTCCACAGCCAAAATATTCAATACCGCTCGAACGATCCATCAAAATGATGCTGCTAAGAGTACCCCGCAACTGAAAGACCAGATTCCAAATCCTATTCTACGCCTACGATCAAAGATCAGAGACCGGCGTTTTTCTTACGGAAAGTAAAACAAGGTGCAGCTTATCATCGGTAGGGATTTTAAACTACAAAACGTCAGTGGCAGAATGACGTGATCGATCGTACACTTCACATGGtccctctttttttgattGCAAGCGACGTGTGCGTCGTCTTCTATTCAAGCAGGTATGCAtgcatttttctattttcatctaCAGTAGCGGACTAGTGAGGGTAACCGTTTAACTTGAGCCATGAGCAACTGGCTTCCATGAGATAGAAGTTTCCTCCCGCTTGATCGAGAAAAGTTTCGTCTCACTTAATCGAGGCAACGACCAGATTATTAATTTATGTTAGTTACCACTGCACATTGCTAGGTTGTGAACTCTACCATGAAGACGTAAACTAAGATATTGTCACAAAATTTGCATCTTTACCATACGAAAGACAGTTCTTATCCTCAAAGAATTATTTATCCAAATGTCAATGAATTTTGGCGAAGAGGTCAGAATCCATGGCTACTGAGGCTAGCAACAAAACATGATGTTTCCTCCGCCATCCTTTACGGTGGGCAGCTGATACATAGGATTGACATTTTTCCAACCGGACATACTTAATACGATCACTTCCCATCAAGCTGAACTTGGAATCAGCGGCAATTAAAACTTTATTCCACTACTAGCGAGTCCAACTAAAATGCTCCAGCCCACTTGACACGTGTAACACAATGGGCAGTTTCTTCGGAGGAACCCTTCCATTGAgatcagggtcaagcgtggtgatcggacacgaccctctcgaatatgaacccccccccccctgctTCTTCTCCAACGTTCCTGTggcaattcaatatattgaaaatttcatttgtttcaaaaagtcgaaaattagcCGAGGAACAAACGGCAAATGTggcagaagcgaagaaataccATTTATTAGAAGACGCtaatttgctgaaatgctgttgaaatactggtattgaaatattctcatttttattctattctatttctactcCAAAATCTATGACTTATCTTCAAATTCTGCTCAAAGCACATAACGCGACCAAACAATAAGATAGTCAGGTGTGTAGATCGAATCACAAagggacaaagaaaaaaagacgaaaaaaaaatcaacatcttGTCCCTGCAATATGGCAATGTGTCCACTCAGGTTCGACTCCCGgctgaggcaaatttttgcaaaagagatggaaacTTGGAACAACTTCtaaagaatgaagaatttaattttacgcaGTTTACAAtagtttaaaataaaatttaacgaaatttaataaccaaaaaagttcagattctgtgcacactgTTATGTCTGGGAGATGGCAAATAACTTtgtcataagaggaccaaaagcAAAAGTTAAGGTGGTTTTCGAGGCGAGAAGgtttgtcctgaaaaatggtcattttgttgtatttttacctcctagtctttttggaattttgatgggacaaagtttgaaattttccgaccttttttttttggattttttccatctaaattttgagagaactaAACGGacagaaaggagaaattttgtacATATGGGTCCTCTTAGACCTCCCATCCGAATATATGGGTGATTTTTCGAAACGCCGTCctatttttaaatggaaaaaccgccaaaatcccaatttttgcacACGTGGCCAAAAATGagtaattttgaataaaattcgatAATTCGTCATAGCTTAGACCGAAGCGAATCATCTTCCAGTATGTTGTAGAagaggattttctctatcagatcAAATGTCCTCCAGGGccttgctgtttttttctcaaaattttgatgttttttcataacttttgatgaaaaaatacCATTTTTCACATCTcggtcccatcaaaattccaaaacgaCTATGAAGTGGGAAAAAGCAGCGCTGCGACTACTTTTTAGGGCActccttcttctcttaaaaactACCTTAACTTTTGCTTTTGGTTCTCTCATAACgaagttatttgcgatctcccagacctaacaataagcgcagaatctgagcttttttataattaaattttttcaaattcacttttaaactgctgcaAAATACGTAAAATtaaactcttcattttttgaagttatttcaagtttccatctcttttgcaaaaatttgcatcagtgggtgtcgaacctgcgtggTCTCATTATACATTGTCATTACATTGGGAATTGTTAAAACGAAATGTTCATGATTCCATTTTACTGCCCTAAGCCCgaaactaaatataatatttgtaatttgtGTGATCATTTAATACTGTTCattgtaatattttgtaatgtatgtaattattcaATCAatacgtaatattttgtacTGGTTATTATACTATCCTCAATTCACAACTGGCCACCGCGCACTCCCTTACGACTCTCTTCCCTTGCAACCCACTCCCTTTACTACCCCGATGTGAAAATCCCATGACACGCATGACCCTAATTGAGACTGGCAACTTGTGGGTGTCTTCAAACAACTCTAAGTGATGGAATCAGTTCATTGGTGACGgctaattaaaggcatcaccccacgaatctgaggtggtgcagatttcaggtggagtattcgtatacaggatgggagactacggagaggggggtgattccgttcatttcttcctaattgccgtaaaaaacggcccggaagatacggcttcattcgttttggcgcaaaatttgtacaagaggttcgattggagcgcgccagtcttgcgcggcgccgcatcttccgggccgttttttacggcaattagcaggaaatggacggaatccccttcctctccgtagtctcccattccgtatacgaatactccacctaaaatctgcaccgcctcagattcgtgaggtgatgcctttaatttcgaATATCGGAGGGAGTGAGTCTAGAATTACCACGACTCATTCGAAGAATATTTCTATCGGTAACTTGTGTAGTCATTCGGCTTTGTTCCGAATTTGGTGCTGCTCTAATTAGTCCATAcgctaattctttttttctcagaaaggTGGAGACAGCAGCTCTTGAGACATTGAACTGTTTTCCTAATTTGACTTGTCTAATTCCTTGATCGATTCCTCGcagaatggattttcgagttgtttttttttctggcgtGCTTCCGGtcataatataaatacaataaaaacagtaaaataaaacaaatctcggaaaaaacacaaaaagtgcacgaaataaagcaaaaactaaaaatgtgaaaaaatgaacattttccgTTCTTGGAAATAATACTAATTCTAAAAATGCTGAGTAAACCTACTTTTTAGAATAAGTTTTCTAATTCCAAATGACAGATCTGATGCAAGTTTGGGAATGATTCAGTGattttcagaagagaaaacctcaaaaaaccGTTTGTCAACTGATTTTTGACCGTTACTGTATGTATATGTTCATCGCCGAAGTAAAAGAAATTGTACAGATAATTTTTGGGCACAGTCGGTAGTGCTCAACTTTTCGATAAAGGATGCAGCTTGAAACTGCGATAACGCAGTTATAACGTATTTGTACCAGAAGATTAAGAACTAGTCGACAACAATCAGTTCTGCGTGCTTCGCAGGAGGCGTACAGACCATCTACATAAACCCGGGTGTCTGATGGAACACCTTCTATACGCCCATATCAAATGGCAGCTGGATCTTGTGATAGCTCATCTATTTTGTAATGTGCTCAAAGATCCAAAAACATCGAGCAGCAACACAAAATATCTCAACCTTTTTCGACATAATTATAAGATTTCATCATCTACTAATGGCGTCTAGATCTTGCACGAATCATCTACTAATGCACGTCTGGATCTTGAACATTAGCACGGAGGGCACTGTATTTTGCTAAGGACAACACACGCAGAAGCGCGCTTCTTGTGGCTTCTGATTGGTGGAGATGATCTTAGTATAAACACCAGCCACAGATTCCTTATAGTACTAATATACTAACTATTAGAGTGAAATGTAATGCCTCAATTTTGAGTCGCATATGCAGGACGGGCAGCTTTGAAATCGTTTCCTACGAGGAATTTTGTCTTTGAAAACTCAACAAGATGGATGCAGTTCATCATAcgagttttttaaaatgtttaaaaaaataagacttCACTTACTTTTGCTTCTTTGAGAATTCTTGTTTATTGACGTCAATAAAAAACTAGGTTAAAATGCAAACAAGCGTTAACTCACAAATGAGTGAGCTCATTAATTGTATTAGCTGTTCTAAACACCTCACTTCCATCAGCAAACAAAAATCTGTCACTTTGAGACTCATAGAAGGTAATGAccttttattttgtaatagtgtggctgtaaggttttttttttttggatgggGCTCATTATTtgactaacgtttcggctttttcgctgCCTTCACAGGCCTAAACGGGGAATGATTGGAGCAATACAATGCAATGCAGCAAGCATTCATGCTTATTATTCATTggagggtttcttttaaggatccaaaacgcctccaacgtcttccttgccgatatttctgtttcgtgagccagtataacgcatttcacatcataatcgcTTCCTTTAGGCCTCAAATCAacgccttcctagtggtgttatcaagctttttcgtcgttttcctgccgtatgttcattaatcctcactccaacattcctacTGGTTTCCCCAACGcaagttgcattgcatatcaagcactcaatcttaTATATTACCACCATTAtacgcagtcgcctgtttttccgtaatgacaacacatttttcacaaatgcagtatctatcgtataatctgtttctaacaagttggcttttgatgtttccaTTTGgaatatttaccaagatcacgcCACCTTGTAATTGCACTTGAACAATGCTGCGTCGAACAGCAGCACTGacactcttcttcttcttcttcctagcgtttgtcccgcgttgttgcagggtccgcttttctgcttcttgtcttccatttggttctatccattgcatcagccgtacacaaacgtgcatctatcatatccagcttcacacggtctaaccagcgaatctttggcctcccgcgcggcctcactcctgaaacgtcgagcttcagagcggttttggcaacagaatcttcctcccgccgCAATACGTgtccaaaccatctcagtcgcgcctccttcatcttctcagttatcgggacgacaccgaagatggagcgcacagtgtcgttggatactttctcttttagcgtcacacctatcgtccacctcaacatccgcatctccatagcgtgcagcactctttccaaggctttcgttgtcggccagcactcgcatccgtaaagggcaacaggacgcacaaccgtcctgtagatcttcgacttcagtcgaacagggactttcttgtcgcacagtacccctgttgccattttccatttcatccatgcagcattaacacgtgttcgaccttcttgatcaatgtcgcctgtggaagtcactttggatccaaggtacttgaagcagttcaccttgtttaattcggtgccatcaacacgaattgaaccatcctctatccttggtccgcactccatgtactcagtttttgatgtgttgaggcgcaatccatattgctgcagctgatccttccaagactgcacttgtttctgaagatcatctcgagacttcgacgcgagcatgacatcgtcggcaaagagtagagtccacggatgctgcttctggatttccttcgttatcgtgtccatgcacagtatgaacagcaaaggtgagagggatgaaccctgatgaacccctactcgtacagggaatggcctgcttgttccaacagcacatcgtacaacgctggtaggcttcgcataaaacagcttcgtccacctcacatattcttctggtactctatgagacctcatggacatccataacagctcatgtgggacacggtcgaaagctttctcgagatcgagaaaagcaagatgcacactgcggttcttctctcgatgtttctccaggaggattcgaacagcatggatagcatctatagtgctgcagtccttcacaaaaccgcactggttgagtgaaacgctaacaattttcctcagacgagcttccaggacacgctcaaaaatcttcatcgtatggcagagcagtcgtataggcctgtacgaggtgcagtcagcaatgtctcctttccctttccagacaggcacggtcacggaagtttgccaaacgtctggagtccgtccttctgcaacgatcttgttaaatagagttgcgagccacatggaccctcgatctcctagcagcttccagatatcaacaggtatgtcatcaggaccggttgccttgttcgacttcatttttgcgagggcagcactgacttcgacggcagtaattggtagaacaggaccctcgacgctgggaacggttgggatgggaggatgacagaactcttcgttacacaagtgattgtagtactctcgccacctctccaggatctgaccagagcggctccatcagctcccttaacgatcttggtgtgctccatatccaacgttgagcgatgacgtgctctgactaaacgatacactgcccgctcgccttctctggtatcaagcatgtcgtacacagccttgtagcggtccgattTCGCCTTGGaaactgccttcttagcctcccttttcgccgctaggtaagcaccccgatcttcaggctgacgtgtcctgcaccagagcttatacttagacttcttctcacgaattgccgcctgaac is a window encoding:
- a CDS encoding hypothetical protein (NECATOR_CHRX.G24884.T1); its protein translation is MWLATLFNKIVAEGRTPDVWQTSVTVPVWKGKGDIADCTSYRPIRLLCHTMKIFERVLEARLRKIVSVSLNQCGFVKDCSTIDAIHAVRILLEKHREKNRSVHLAFLDLEKAFDRVPHELLWMSMRSHRVPEEYVRWTKLFYAKPTSVVRCAVGTSRPFPVRVGVHQGSSLSPLLFILCMDTITKEIQKQHPWTLLFADDVMLASKSRDDLQKQVQSWKDQLQQYGLRLNTSKTEYMECGPRIEDGSIRVDGTELNKVNCFKYLGSKVTSTGDIDQEGRTRVNAAWMKWKMATGVLCDKKVPVRLKSKIYRTVVRPVALYGCECWPTTKALERVLHAMEMRMLRWTIGVTLKEKVSNDTVRSIFGVVPITEKMKEARLRWFGHVLRREEDSVAKTALKLDVSGVRPRGRPKIRWLDRVKLDMIDARLCTADAMDRTKWKTRSRKADPATTRDKR